Proteins found in one Desulfatirhabdium butyrativorans DSM 18734 genomic segment:
- a CDS encoding ATP-binding protein → MLSERRVAVARSFDARPCTEATIDDIALGQFDAYRRQAVDLETIAGNQRSVEHQLASLRFFDPERACPTYAGILLFGKNPRFFLPGAYVQYIRLPGTQLTDLPEDQSEISGDLHTVLHELEVRLKLLIQTSVRSVSTFEEKLLPDYPEWALRELLMNAVMHRNYDSNSPIRFYAFIDHIEILNPGGLYGEATRENFPTRNSYRNPVIAEAMKSLGFVNRFGYGVQRAQMLLAQNGNPPAEFEFDPHSFLVRIFRRSA, encoded by the coding sequence GTGCTTTCGGAAAGAAGGGTGGCGGTGGCGCGATCCTTTGATGCCCGCCCTTGTACTGAGGCAACAATTGATGACATCGCATTGGGACAATTCGACGCCTATCGTAGGCAGGCCGTTGATCTGGAAACCATTGCAGGCAACCAGCGATCTGTCGAGCACCAGTTGGCTTCTCTGCGGTTTTTTGATCCGGAGCGCGCCTGCCCAACTTATGCGGGTATTCTGCTGTTCGGCAAAAACCCCCGTTTTTTTCTGCCAGGCGCCTATGTCCAATACATCAGGCTTCCGGGTACGCAATTGACCGATTTGCCAGAAGACCAATCTGAAATCTCTGGAGACCTTCACACCGTGCTTCATGAACTGGAGGTTCGGCTTAAACTCCTGATTCAGACAAGCGTGCGCTCCGTCAGCACATTTGAGGAAAAACTTCTTCCGGACTATCCAGAATGGGCGCTGCGCGAGCTGCTGATGAATGCAGTCATGCACCGTAACTATGACAGTAATTCGCCCATTCGGTTTTATGCGTTTATTGACCACATTGAAATTCTGAATCCAGGCGGCCTGTATGGGGAAGCTACGCGGGAAAACTTTCCGACACGAAACAGTTACCGCAATCCCGTGATTGCCGAAGCCATGAAATCCCTCGGTTTTGTCAACCGCTTCGGCTACGGCGTTCAACGCGCACAGATGCTTCTGGCACAAAACGGCAACCCTCCTGCTGAATTTGAGTTCGATCCGCATTCCTTTCTGGTCAGGATATTCCGGAGGTCGGCATGA
- a CDS encoding ParA family protein, producing the protein MKTVAFFNNKGGVGQTSLVYHLAWMFADHGVKTLAADLDPQANLTAMFLDEDRLESLWPDNEHPDTVYGAIRPIMRGIGDIAKPHTEMITPNLGLIAGDLGLSRFEDKLSDAWPRCHNRDESAFRTMTAFHRLVQSGADWGAEIVLIDVGPNLGAINRSALIASDQVCLPLAPDLFSLQGLKNLGPTLQDWRVIWAELLQKAPTDIPMPKGTMQPVGYIVMQHSILDNRPVKAYKRWMNRIPQVYRDAVLNESIQSLPTVEQDPYCLSLLKHYRSLMAMAMEARKPIFFLKSADGAIGSHIEAVKSCYGDFQRLATRIAARAGISFS; encoded by the coding sequence ATGAAGACTGTAGCGTTTTTCAACAACAAGGGCGGTGTGGGTCAGACATCTCTGGTGTATCATTTGGCGTGGATGTTTGCTGATCATGGGGTAAAAACACTTGCCGCCGATCTTGACCCGCAGGCCAATCTTACTGCCATGTTTCTGGATGAGGACCGTCTGGAAAGCCTGTGGCCCGACAACGAGCACCCCGACACAGTTTATGGAGCTATTCGTCCGATTATGCGCGGTATTGGCGATATCGCCAAACCTCATACAGAAATGATTACCCCGAACCTCGGTCTCATTGCCGGAGACCTTGGGCTGTCCCGATTTGAGGATAAGCTTTCGGATGCGTGGCCCCGGTGTCACAATCGCGATGAATCCGCCTTCCGCACCATGACGGCATTTCATCGTCTTGTTCAGAGCGGAGCGGATTGGGGTGCAGAAATCGTATTGATTGATGTTGGTCCCAACCTGGGAGCCATCAATCGATCGGCCCTGATTGCATCCGATCAGGTATGCCTGCCGTTGGCGCCGGATCTTTTCTCTCTGCAGGGGTTAAAGAACCTTGGACCCACTCTGCAGGACTGGCGCGTCATATGGGCGGAACTTCTTCAAAAAGCACCGACTGATATCCCGATGCCCAAAGGCACGATGCAACCTGTCGGCTATATCGTCATGCAACACAGCATTCTCGACAACCGTCCGGTCAAGGCATATAAACGCTGGATGAATCGAATACCACAAGTCTATCGCGACGCGGTGCTGAATGAGTCCATTCAGTCTTTACCCACGGTTGAACAGGATCCATACTGTCTGTCTTTGCTCAAGCACTACCGAAGCCTGATGGCAATGGCAATGGAGGCCCGAAAGCCCATATTTTTCCTTAAGTCCGCAGATGGGGCAATTGGCTCTCACATCGAGGCTGTAAAAAGTTGTTATGGAGATTTTCAACGACTTGCAACCAGAATAGCGGCCCGTGCCGGTATTTCATTTTCCTGA
- a CDS encoding helicase-related protein, translating to MPESPSTNFKSFPWHFSYKTSSTGSDGRPVDILHDFYIPALARSIQYDRVAGYFRSSSLAVASQGFSAFTRAGGGMRLVVGADMDPADVAAVLKGDSERLAAALNRELNQDSLWPKDVENGVALLAWMVAKGVLDIRIAFRVHKQTGKPLPFDAVDDGYVHEKWAVFTDAENNRLYVSGSLNESRTALVHNAENIDVHADWWGDIERRRADEAQAAFDALWNNTNPHIRTFTLPEAVRKKLIDLGNTVARPMEIDGTSAVSPEIEPPSAMERLRFSLIKDGPCLPGGRFVGMATAAVAPWPHQEVVARRLIETWPYSYLLCDEVGLGKTIEAGLAIRSLVLSGLVRRVLITPPASLTRQWQREMASKFFMPFARALSGGAARHEVIFPRESTTDAASLFSPNLCIASNGLLSRKERLAELKKSAAFDIVLVDEAHYARRRNPKNGLRSQPRFGNLYRTISEHIRSKTPCLWMATATPMQLDWIEVFDLLTLTHRVGAFLFDPSITWAYYQALGTLVQGGNIDDGAWEMLHRAILSLKRQDPLLWDYLGKTVIDGQMAVAVRLWLEHGITPKGIDRRKILRLIFLASPLSRVMLRHGRPLLEIYRENGQLGANLARRDILAVPRIVLSGIEKSAYEDLENYCEELTDQISDHNTSSAWRASLGLYLSFLRLRLASSLFAIRETLKRRLEKVAATLSHLQDAPLCDEKSDDSELFAELEDEPDERVIDGLLKDRSIGDLAWEQQRLDRMIASLEDISATPLKMRELLRVLNERKLSDHRIRQTVVFTRFFDTLKDLVHRLLEIDPKMLIGTYSGQGGQYVDPRGYNLCGTERDEIKHRFLRGEIDILICTDAAAEGLNLQTADLLVNYDLPWNPMKVEQRIGRIDRIGQKHERISVLNLCYADSAEQIVYERLLQRLVQAGYVVGMQQVSMLPVTREEFNELAARTLTPEELEVRAKERIQTQKEQTQCMEIPSRDLFEIYMRLKGQSDRKQEPITLDTIWQAIAESRYLKELGCVVSSDPAIRTITLCGSENFLDGAVLTPDRDLFEKGLKDTEKSLAFTSYGDPVFEKILNVLTSFELPGCIQRLNEPVPGTQAQVVAYAVASVENAGITGIRLITSWADLNGLVLDETIDLEGADLTGVKIRLQEMVRKEFEPILAIPRLERQNQAVGHAHAALNLMIADSLLPPIGVNETDNFWTTIKDLDRVIEKRDRLLIPRLNAVTLRKIKDDFLFDVPVPNVGDETAPSLPIALVTAALDAACRLADGLKGNRSDITIGMVKTRINREFQNHMRLYSNLS from the coding sequence ATGCCGGAAAGCCCTTCCACCAATTTCAAATCTTTCCCCTGGCATTTTTCCTATAAGACATCCAGCACCGGTTCTGATGGCCGTCCGGTGGATATTCTTCACGATTTTTACATTCCGGCTTTAGCCCGCAGCATCCAATACGACCGCGTGGCCGGCTATTTTCGATCCTCCTCGCTGGCCGTCGCTTCCCAGGGATTTTCGGCATTTACCCGGGCCGGGGGAGGGATGCGTCTGGTGGTGGGCGCGGACATGGATCCGGCCGATGTCGCGGCTGTTCTGAAAGGAGACAGTGAGCGACTGGCGGCGGCGTTGAATCGGGAGCTGAATCAGGACAGTCTGTGGCCGAAAGATGTGGAGAATGGTGTTGCACTTCTGGCCTGGATGGTGGCCAAAGGGGTCCTCGATATTCGCATTGCCTTTCGAGTTCACAAGCAAACAGGAAAGCCCCTTCCATTCGATGCTGTCGACGACGGTTATGTTCATGAAAAATGGGCCGTTTTCACGGATGCTGAGAACAATCGCCTGTACGTGTCCGGATCACTGAACGAATCCAGAACCGCCCTCGTTCACAATGCCGAAAATATCGATGTCCACGCGGACTGGTGGGGAGACATTGAAAGAAGGCGGGCGGATGAAGCCCAGGCAGCTTTTGATGCCCTCTGGAACAATACCAATCCGCACATCCGGACGTTCACCCTGCCCGAGGCGGTCCGGAAAAAATTGATCGACCTGGGGAATACCGTCGCAAGACCCATGGAAATTGACGGCACGTCTGCTGTTTCGCCCGAAATAGAACCGCCATCGGCCATGGAGCGCCTGAGATTTTCCCTGATCAAAGACGGCCCCTGCCTGCCCGGCGGACGATTTGTGGGCATGGCTACCGCCGCGGTAGCGCCCTGGCCTCACCAGGAAGTGGTGGCCAGAAGGCTTATTGAAACCTGGCCATACAGTTACCTGCTCTGTGACGAAGTCGGACTGGGGAAAACCATCGAAGCCGGCCTGGCAATTCGATCTCTGGTGCTCTCCGGTCTGGTCAGACGGGTACTGATCACCCCACCGGCCAGTTTGACACGGCAGTGGCAGCGGGAGATGGCCTCCAAGTTCTTTATGCCTTTTGCACGGGCATTGTCCGGTGGCGCGGCCCGTCATGAGGTCATCTTTCCCCGGGAATCGACGACCGACGCTGCCAGTCTGTTTTCTCCCAATTTGTGTATTGCCTCAAACGGCCTGCTGAGTCGCAAGGAACGGCTGGCCGAATTGAAAAAGTCGGCCGCTTTCGACATCGTTCTGGTGGACGAAGCGCATTATGCCAGACGCCGTAATCCCAAAAACGGCCTCCGCTCGCAGCCCAGGTTCGGCAATCTGTATCGAACCATCTCCGAACATATCCGTTCGAAAACGCCCTGTCTGTGGATGGCTACCGCAACCCCTATGCAGCTTGACTGGATCGAAGTGTTTGATCTGTTGACGCTGACCCATCGCGTCGGGGCGTTCCTGTTCGATCCCTCCATTACCTGGGCGTATTATCAGGCACTGGGAACCTTGGTTCAAGGCGGGAATATTGATGACGGCGCCTGGGAGATGCTGCACCGAGCCATCCTGTCACTCAAACGCCAGGATCCGCTCTTGTGGGATTATCTTGGAAAAACGGTGATCGATGGACAGATGGCTGTGGCTGTTCGTTTGTGGCTGGAGCATGGTATTACCCCCAAAGGCATAGATCGCAGGAAAATCCTGCGATTGATTTTTTTAGCCTCCCCACTATCGCGCGTGATGCTCCGGCATGGGCGCCCACTGCTCGAAATCTACCGGGAAAATGGACAGTTGGGAGCCAATCTTGCCCGCCGCGATATTCTGGCTGTTCCGCGGATCGTACTCAGTGGCATTGAAAAATCCGCTTACGAAGACTTGGAAAATTATTGCGAAGAACTGACGGATCAGATTTCCGACCATAACACTTCCAGCGCCTGGCGTGCCAGTCTTGGATTATACCTGAGTTTTCTCAGGCTTCGCCTGGCATCCAGCCTTTTTGCGATTCGGGAAACCCTTAAAAGGCGGCTGGAAAAAGTCGCCGCCACCCTTTCCCATCTGCAGGATGCGCCCTTATGTGATGAGAAATCAGACGATTCTGAACTCTTTGCCGAGTTGGAAGACGAACCCGATGAAAGGGTAATTGACGGACTATTGAAAGACCGCTCCATCGGGGACCTGGCCTGGGAACAACAGCGACTGGATCGGATGATCGCCTCTCTGGAGGATATTTCCGCCACTCCGCTTAAAATGCGGGAGCTGCTGCGGGTATTGAATGAGCGCAAACTTTCGGATCACCGCATCCGGCAGACGGTTGTTTTTACCCGGTTTTTCGACACCCTCAAGGATCTGGTTCATCGGCTTCTGGAAATTGACCCGAAAATGCTGATTGGAACCTATTCGGGTCAGGGAGGGCAGTATGTGGATCCCCGGGGCTACAATCTCTGCGGCACCGAACGGGATGAAATCAAACATCGGTTCTTGCGCGGCGAGATCGATATTTTAATTTGCACCGATGCAGCGGCTGAAGGGTTGAACCTTCAAACTGCCGACCTTTTGGTGAATTATGATCTGCCTTGGAATCCGATGAAAGTAGAGCAGCGCATCGGCCGGATCGACCGTATCGGACAAAAGCACGAGCGCATATCTGTCCTGAACCTGTGTTATGCCGACTCGGCGGAACAGATCGTATACGAGCGGCTGCTTCAACGATTGGTACAGGCCGGATATGTGGTGGGAATGCAACAGGTCTCCATGCTGCCGGTCACCCGGGAGGAATTCAACGAACTGGCAGCCCGCACGCTAACCCCGGAGGAACTGGAGGTCCGCGCCAAAGAGCGCATTCAGACCCAGAAAGAGCAGACCCAATGCATGGAAATACCATCCAGGGATCTCTTCGAAATCTACATGCGCCTCAAGGGACAATCTGACCGAAAACAGGAGCCCATAACCCTTGACACCATCTGGCAGGCGATTGCCGAATCTCGATATCTCAAGGAACTGGGATGCGTTGTTTCCAGTGATCCGGCGATCCGAACCATTACCTTGTGTGGGTCCGAGAACTTTCTTGATGGCGCCGTGCTCACACCGGATCGGGATTTGTTTGAAAAAGGCTTGAAAGACACTGAAAAATCGTTGGCTTTCACCAGCTATGGAGATCCGGTTTTTGAAAAAATACTCAATGTGCTTACTTCTTTCGAACTTCCAGGATGCATTCAGCGTCTGAATGAGCCAGTGCCGGGCACCCAGGCCCAGGTTGTCGCCTATGCCGTCGCCAGTGTTGAAAACGCGGGCATTACCGGGATACGGCTGATCACTTCATGGGCAGACCTGAACGGTCTGGTGCTGGATGAAACGATTGACCTGGAGGGAGCGGACCTGACCGGAGTGAAAATCCGCCTTCAAGAGATGGTGAGAAAAGAATTTGAGCCCATTCTTGCGATTCCACGACTGGAGAGGCAAAACCAGGCGGTTGGGCACGCGCATGCAGCCTTGAATTTAATGATTGCCGACAGCCTGCTGCCCCCGATAGGGGTCAATGAAACCGACAATTTCTGGACAACCATTAAGGATTTGGACAGGGTAATTGAAAAAAGGGACCGCTTGCTTATCCCCAGATTAAACGCTGTTACACTGCGCAAAATCAAAGACGACTTCCTCTTCGACGTTCCCGTGCCCAATGTTGGAGACGAAACCGCCCCTTCCTTACCGATCGCACTGGTGACAGCAGCCCTGGATGCAGCCTGTCGCCTGGCTGACGGGCTCAAAGGCAACCGCTCGGATATCACCATCGGAATGGTCAAAACGCGCATCAATCGCGAATTTCAAAATCATATGAGGCTTTACAGCAATCTATCATGA